Part of the Leptolyngbya sp. BL0902 genome, GGGATTTGACGGGCAAGAACCTGCTGATTAGCACGGGCAGCACCCGCGAATTTTTGGATCCGGTGCGCTTCATCGGCAACCCGTCTAGCGGCAAAATGGGCGTGGCTCTGGCCCTTGCCGCCAAGCACCGAGGGGCCAACGTTACCCTCGTCCACGGCCCCCTAGAGGGCGATCTCCAGGCCAGGTTGGGGGGCATTCGCACGGTTTCTGTCGTCACCGCCGCCGCCATGCACCGAGCCATGGTGACGTACCTACCCCAGGCCGACTGGATTTTGATGGCTGCTGCCGTGGCCGATGTGAAGCCCGCCACCCAATCCCCCACCAAGCTGGCCAAGGCCAACCTGCCCAAGGCCCTACCCCTGGCCGCCGTGCCCGACATTGTGGCTGACCTCAACCGCCGTCGCCAGCCCCGTCAGCGCCTGATTGGCTTTGCGGCCCAAACCGGAGACATTGTGCCCCCGGCCTGGGAAAAGCTCCAGCGCAAAGGGTTAGACGCCATCGTCGCCAACCCTATAGATATCCCTGGCAGTGGCTTTGGTAGTGATACTAACCAGGCCGTCCTGATCCAAGCTGACGGCGAAAAAGAGGTTTTCCCTCCCTCTCCCAAACTGGTGTTGGCCCATCGGCTGATTGATGCGCTGCTGGCCCAACAGTTTTAACTCAATGCCCTGCTGTCCCATCAGGTTATTCCAGTCGCCTGGGACTTATCGCCTGGGACTCATGGTTTGGGACTTATCGCCCAGGACTCATGGTTTGGGACTTATCGTCTGGGACTTGTCGCCTGGGACTCATGGTTTGGAACCAAGCGCCTTTCCCATTGGCAGGCACAGCGATTTTTCTCAGGATTGGGTATGATACGGCTGAGCCATAGCTCCTGGAACCCTGGCGTCCAGAGCCTTGTTCTGCTATGGAGACGTAGACTTTTCGCAAAGTTTTTTGGGCCTAATCCGTGGGGCAGAGTATAGTCCAGGTATAAGATGTGACTTCAACCTGACTTTGCCTTGACGTCAAACCACAACGGAACTCAACCACAATGCTGGCCTTTTTTCTTCCGGTAGGTGTTTCTGTGCTGGGGAGTGTCGCTGCTCGCCTGGGCCACTATCACCCTGGTTTGGTGGGGTTGTCGGTTGCCATTGCCATCTTTACTGCCTACACAGCCTTTTTGATGGCTCAATTTGCCGAACCCATCCAAGATCGGTGGCTGCGACATACGCTGCTCGGCCTGAGTGGTATAGCCATGGGCGTGGGTATTTGGGCCATGCACTTCATTGGTATGTTAGGGTTTCACCTCAATTGCCCGGTGACATACCACCTTGGCCTCACCATGGTGTCGATTCTGCCGGGAATAGGAGCCAGCATCTACGCCATGCATCTGATCACCCAGCGTCGCCCACGGGCCAGGGTGCTTTGGCTGGGAGGTGCTCTGTTTGGTTTGGGCATTGGCACCATGCACTATACAGGCATGGCCGCCATGCAAATCGATGGCCTGATTCGCTATAACCCAATTGCCGTGGTGGCCTCGCTGATAGTCGGCGTGGGGCTGTCCACCCTGGCCCTGTGGCTTCGTTCCTGGGGCGGTAGGTGGCTAGGACTAGCCCAGCGTCATCGCCTTGGGCTGTCGGGTGGGGTGATGGGCCTGGCCACAGCAGGAATGCACTACGTAGGCATGGCGGCGGTACGGTTTTTCTGCTACCCCGAGGGCATGGGCCTCAGGAGAAGCGGGCTGGCCCTGGATGAGCTGGCCACCGGGGTAACGCTCACCACAGCCCTGTTGACCGGGACGGTGCTGCTGGTGGTGCTGCGAGAAACCAACCGTCAGCGAGATCAGCAGCGTCTCTTAGCCGAAACTGAAGCCTGGTATCGGGCCATGATTGAACAGGCCCCCGATGGCATGGTGGTGGTTGATGCAGAGGGTCGGATTGTGCTTAGCAATGCGGCTATCGAAGTCCTGTTTGGCTATACCCATCAAGAACTGGTGGGACAGCCCCTAGATCGCCTGGGTTTGGAAGCTTGGTACGATGCCCGCCGTCTAGGACAGCCTGACGATCCCCACGCCTTTGCCGCCTGTGCCATAGACGAGCGTCCTGGCCGTAGTCGGTCGGGCTGGGGACGACGCAAGGATGGCCAAGAGTTTCCCATTGAGGTAGGCGTTGCACGGCTTCCGGCCATCGGTAATCATGGCGCTAGCTTGTTCGTGGCGGTGCGGGATGTCACCGAGCGACAACAGGCCGAACTAGAAATGAATCGTCAGCGGGAAATTCTGCAATCCATTCTTGATAAAGCCCCGGTGGGAGTCGCTATTACCGTAGAAGGGATTGTTCGCTTTGCCAATCCGCGAATTTTAGAATTAGTGGGCCTGGGCGTGGGTGATTCACCCCTCAAAATCTATGCTGATCCCACGGTTCGCACCCAAGTGCTGGCCACGTTGGCCGAAAGGGGTATCGTAGAAAACCAGCGATTTCAAATGTATGGCCCTACGGGTGATATTCGAGACATTATGGCTACCTTTGTGGCCACAGAATATGAAGGAAAACCGGGCGTTCTGGGCTGGCTAACAGATATTAGCCAAATAAAAGCGGCAGAGGATGAAATGCTTCATGCCAAAGAACTTGCGGAGGAAGCTAGCCAGGTTAAGGCCGATTTTCTGGCCAACATGAGCCACGAAATTCGCACCCCTCTCAATGCGGTGATTGGCATGGCTCATCTCTTGCAAAAGACTGATCTTAGTCCGCGTCAGCAGGACTACCTTCGTAAACTTCAGTCCTCTAGCCAGCACCTGCTTGGAGTAATCAACGACATTCTAGATTTCTCTAAAATTGAAGCTGGAAAACTCAATATTGAGCACATTGAATTTGAACTAGATCGCGTTCTTGATAATGTGGCTACGCTGATTACCGAGAAAGCGGCCCATAAGGGGCTAGAGGTTGTTTTTGAGATTGACCCTAACCTACCGTCCCACTTTGTGGGTGATCCCCTACGGCTAGGGCAAATTTTAATTAACTACGCCAACAATGCCGTCAAATTCACCGAGGCAGGCGAAATTGACATCATCGTAAAAGCCCAGGAATACCGAGATACTGAAGTGGTGCTGTATGTGGCGGTGCGGGACACAGGCATTGGCCTAACGCCAGAGCAACTGGGACAACTGTTTCAGGGTTTCCAGCAGGCCGATACCTCGACCACGCGCAAGTTTGGCGGCACGGGGCTGGGGCTGGTGATCTGTAAGCGCATCTCGACCCTGATGGGGGGTGATGTGGGGGTGGAAAGTGAGTATGGCC contains:
- the coaBC gene encoding bifunctional phosphopantothenoylcysteine decarboxylase/phosphopantothenate--cysteine ligase CoaBC, yielding MSLALVPDPSNAQPIVPVGQPQPEVDLEANLDPAGPRVLIGITGGIAAYKVCSVISELAKAGVSVRVMLTDQGQAFIPALTVAALSRHPAYTDADFWSNSQGRPLHIELGEWADLIVIAPLSANTLGKLAHGLADNLLTNTVLASTCPVLLAPAMNTDMWQQRAVQRNWHLVRQDQRFHSVGPTSGILACDRIGAGRMAEPEDILAYVESLMHTQGQRDLTGKNLLISTGSTREFLDPVRFIGNPSSGKMGVALALAAKHRGANVTLVHGPLEGDLQARLGGIRTVSVVTAAAMHRAMVTYLPQADWILMAAAVADVKPATQSPTKLAKANLPKALPLAAVPDIVADLNRRRQPRQRLIGFAAQTGDIVPPAWEKLQRKGLDAIVANPIDIPGSGFGSDTNQAVLIQADGEKEVFPPSPKLVLAHRLIDALLAQQF
- a CDS encoding response regulator, whose amino-acid sequence is MLAFFLPVGVSVLGSVAARLGHYHPGLVGLSVAIAIFTAYTAFLMAQFAEPIQDRWLRHTLLGLSGIAMGVGIWAMHFIGMLGFHLNCPVTYHLGLTMVSILPGIGASIYAMHLITQRRPRARVLWLGGALFGLGIGTMHYTGMAAMQIDGLIRYNPIAVVASLIVGVGLSTLALWLRSWGGRWLGLAQRHRLGLSGGVMGLATAGMHYVGMAAVRFFCYPEGMGLRRSGLALDELATGVTLTTALLTGTVLLVVLRETNRQRDQQRLLAETEAWYRAMIEQAPDGMVVVDAEGRIVLSNAAIEVLFGYTHQELVGQPLDRLGLEAWYDARRLGQPDDPHAFAACAIDERPGRSRSGWGRRKDGQEFPIEVGVARLPAIGNHGASLFVAVRDVTERQQAELEMNRQREILQSILDKAPVGVAITVEGIVRFANPRILELVGLGVGDSPLKIYADPTVRTQVLATLAERGIVENQRFQMYGPTGDIRDIMATFVATEYEGKPGVLGWLTDISQIKAAEDEMLHAKELAEEASQVKADFLANMSHEIRTPLNAVIGMAHLLQKTDLSPRQQDYLRKLQSSSQHLLGVINDILDFSKIEAGKLNIEHIEFELDRVLDNVATLITEKAAHKGLEVVFEIDPNLPSHFVGDPLRLGQILINYANNAVKFTEAGEIDIIVKAQEYRDTEVVLYVAVRDTGIGLTPEQLGQLFQGFQQADTSTTRKFGGTGLGLVICKRISTLMGGDVGVESEYGRGSTFWATVCVGRSTKPPRRLVLSRDLQGKRVLVVDDIESARRVLKDLLEPMKLDVDLASDGPEALEKVSQADAQQRPYDLVFLDWQMPGWDGLEVARRIQSLPLTHTPHHMIVTAYGREEVFKQAHALDIRDVLIKPVSASMVFDSLVRLLGERVPGDVTPSYAPADDWMDRLRPIQGARILLVEDNEINQEVATELLKDAGLIVDVAENGRIGVDKAKTGHYALVLMDMQMPEMDGVAATIDIRRTPQLANLPIVAMTASVMQEDRQRCLEAGMNDHLAKPIEPDELWQTLLKWIPPQTFAVDPEPALAASHPVESVAIPPTIPGLEVKEGLRRVLGKQALYLSMLRKFMAGQADTPSHLVQALAEARRADAERLAHSLRGVAGNIGAVEIHRLATDVETAIRDHQSEEQTTALIQQLRLALGELIGHLEAQLPPEHPPAMVSVDWPQLHSVCNRLGQLLADDDAEAADILQEYAGLLHQAFPQNYSKLEAEINQFDFESAYATLLAAQAQLPSTLPPEQP